The Candidatus Poribacteria bacterium genome includes a region encoding these proteins:
- the rplN gene encoding 50S ribosomal protein L14 translates to MVQSYTRLTCADNTGARKLMCISVLGGTRRRYARVGDVIVASIKEATPNTQVKAGEVVRAVVVRTTKEYRRADGSYIKFDQNAAVLIDPQNQPRGTRIFGPVARELREKAFTRIVSLAPEVI, encoded by the coding sequence ATGGTTCAATCATATACTCGATTAACCTGTGCTGATAATACCGGCGCAAGGAAGTTAATGTGCATTAGTGTGCTTGGAGGAACCCGTCGACGCTACGCACGCGTAGGCGACGTGATTGTAGCAAGCATCAAGGAAGCAACACCCAATACGCAGGTAAAAGCCGGTGAAGTTGTTCGGGCAGTTGTCGTCCGCACGACTAAAGAATATCGACGCGCAGACGGTTCCTATATTAAATTCGACCAGAACGCTGCAGTTCTCATTGATCCACAGAATCAACCGCGCGGGACCCGAATCTTTGGACCCGTCGCACGTGAACTTAGAGAAAAGGCGTTCACCCGGATTGTCTCGCTCGCACCCGAGGTTATTTAG
- the rpsM gene encoding 30S ribosomal protein S13, whose protein sequence is MARIAGVDLPRNKRVDIALTAIYGIGRYTAVQIVTDLDLDPGKKVDSLAENEIGQLRDKVQEYKIEGDLRREIDQNIKRLMDINSYRGLRHRRQLPVRGQRTNTNARTRKGKARTISVGRKAKEAARKGG, encoded by the coding sequence ATGGCAAGGATCGCAGGGGTCGACTTACCCCGGAACAAACGAGTAGATATTGCCTTGACGGCAATTTATGGCATCGGTCGTTACACTGCAGTGCAAATTGTAACCGATCTGGATCTTGATCCCGGTAAAAAAGTTGACAGCCTCGCCGAAAACGAGATCGGTCAACTCCGAGACAAAGTCCAAGAGTACAAGATTGAAGGTGATTTGCGCCGTGAAATCGATCAGAACATAAAACGACTGATGGACATCAATAGCTATCGTGGGCTGCGACACCGTCGGCAGTTACCTGTTCGCGGGCAGCGCACGAATACAAACGCTCGCACCCGTAAAGGAAAGGCACGCACCATCTCTGTTGGTAGAAAAGCCAAAGAAGCAGCACGCAAAGGCGGCTAA
- the rplE gene encoding 50S ribosomal protein L5, with amino-acid sequence MSPFKEFYQTEVVPALQQHFNYENVMQIPKVDKITLNIGVGIAVQNPSALDDAVEELTLIAGQRAVITRAKKSISAFKIRGPSKLGRTPGMAIGCKVTLRKQRMYEFLNRLINVVLPQIRDFRGISPDAFDGRGNYSLGLTEQLIFPEIDYDQVNDIRGLNVTIVTTAPTDEEGHELLRLLGMPFRR; translated from the coding sequence ATGAGCCCATTCAAAGAATTTTACCAAACGGAAGTCGTGCCCGCATTGCAACAGCATTTTAATTATGAAAATGTGATGCAGATTCCGAAAGTTGACAAGATTACACTGAATATCGGTGTTGGTATAGCAGTTCAGAATCCAAGTGCATTGGACGATGCCGTAGAAGAACTGACACTTATTGCGGGTCAACGCGCGGTGATTACCCGTGCCAAAAAATCCATCTCTGCCTTCAAAATCAGAGGTCCATCCAAGTTAGGACGCACGCCCGGCATGGCGATCGGATGTAAGGTCACACTGCGGAAACAAAGGATGTATGAATTTCTCAATCGATTAATCAACGTCGTACTCCCCCAAATTCGGGACTTCCGTGGGATATCTCCCGACGCTTTTGACGGTCGCGGCAACTATTCTCTGGGACTCACGGAACAGTTAATCTTTCCCGAGATTGATTACGACCAGGTTAACGATATTCGCGGGCTGAACGTAACCATTGTTACCACCGCCCCAACTGACGAAGAAGGTCACGAGTTGCTAAGACTTTTAGGCATGCCTTTCCGGAGATAG
- a CDS encoding 50S ribosomal protein L17 — protein sequence MRHRKRGRKLGRTTSHRKALFRNQATALFEHEQIRTTLPKCKELRRVAEKLITLAKRGDLPARRQAAKMLYGTNLHYTPRRGEEGSGLDKHAILRKLFEDIGPRYQDRSGGYTRIIRGELRKGDGAQMGYIQLV from the coding sequence ATGCGTCACAGAAAACGTGGGCGGAAATTGGGACGAACGACAAGCCATCGAAAAGCACTTTTCCGCAACCAAGCCACCGCCCTATTTGAACACGAACAAATTCGGACAACATTACCAAAGTGTAAAGAACTTCGGCGTGTCGCTGAAAAGTTAATTACGCTCGCCAAACGCGGAGACTTACCCGCACGCCGACAAGCCGCAAAAATGCTCTATGGGACCAATCTGCATTACACACCCAGAAGAGGCGAAGAAGGAAGCGGACTCGACAAACACGCCATCCTGCGCAAACTGTTCGAGGACATCGGACCGCGGTATCAAGACCGAAGCGGCGGATATACACGTATCATACGCGGTGAACTCCGAAAAGGCGACGGTGCACAAATGGGCTACATTCAATTGGTTTAA
- the rpsH gene encoding 30S ribosomal protein S8: MSMTDPIADMLTRIRNANMAGHERVEIPSSKVKAEIARILAEEGFVRNYRLIEDGKQGILRIYLKYGNTKKEKVITNLRRISKPGRRVYAKSDNLPRVYGGLGVAILSTSNGLKTTPQCRQEKIGGEVLCYVW; encoded by the coding sequence ATGTCGATGACCGATCCGATTGCCGATATGCTAACCCGTATCCGCAATGCCAACATGGCAGGACATGAACGCGTCGAAATCCCCTCTTCAAAAGTCAAAGCTGAGATCGCACGTATCTTGGCGGAAGAAGGCTTCGTTAGGAATTATCGTTTAATCGAAGATGGGAAACAGGGGATTTTAAGAATCTACTTGAAATACGGAAACACAAAAAAAGAGAAGGTCATCACAAACCTAAGACGTATCAGCAAACCCGGCAGGAGAGTTTACGCCAAATCCGATAATCTACCACGGGTTTACGGAGGACTCGGAGTCGCTATTTTGTCAACATCTAACGGACTCAAAACGACCCCACAATGCCGGCAGGAGAAAATCGGCGGCGAAGTTCTTTGTTACGTCTGGTAA
- a CDS encoding 30S ribosomal protein S5, producing MLKDKINPDDYEFEERMITINRVMRVGKGRRTPSFNSLTVVGNRDGIVGIGFGSASEVAGALRKSFADARKNLIRVPITNGTLPHEIISEFKSAKVLLKPASPGTGIIAGNATRAILEFAGVRDALTKCLSSRNVKNIAEATMLGLKNLKDVNEVARLRDMPVEELLKKR from the coding sequence ATGCTGAAAGATAAAATCAACCCTGATGACTATGAATTTGAGGAACGCATGATTACGATCAACCGTGTAATGCGAGTTGGTAAGGGGCGACGAACCCCCAGTTTTAACTCACTCACGGTTGTCGGAAATCGCGATGGTATTGTTGGTATCGGGTTTGGTAGCGCAAGCGAAGTCGCTGGTGCGCTCCGAAAAAGTTTCGCAGATGCCCGAAAAAACCTGATTCGGGTCCCTATCACCAACGGTACACTCCCACATGAGATCATCAGCGAATTCAAATCCGCCAAAGTCTTGCTCAAACCCGCAAGCCCCGGAACAGGTATTATTGCAGGAAATGCGACGCGTGCTATCCTTGAATTCGCAGGCGTTCGAGATGCCCTGACAAAATGTCTTTCCTCTCGGAATGTGAAAAATATCGCTGAAGCTACCATGCTTGGATTAAAGAACCTCAAAGATGTTAATGAAGTCGCTCGATTACGAGACATGCCCGTCGAAGAACTGCTCAAGAAACGCTAA
- the rpmJ gene encoding 50S ribosomal protein L36 translates to MKVRPSVKKMCNQCKIIKRKGIVRVICPSNPKHKQRQG, encoded by the coding sequence ATGAAAGTTAGACCTTCTGTTAAAAAGATGTGTAACCAGTGTAAAATTATTAAGCGAAAAGGGATCGTCCGCGTCATTTGTCCTTCAAATCCGAAGCACAAACAGCGCCAAGGCTAA
- the rpsQ gene encoding 30S ribosomal protein S17 — protein MSEEKRRHRKFRTGLVTSNSMDKTVIVSLVRRFQHPLYKKVVRKTKKILAHDEQNSCNVGDVVQVVETRPLSRHKRWRVQSIVSTVQTAND, from the coding sequence TTGAGCGAGGAAAAACGAAGACATCGCAAATTTCGGACAGGTCTTGTTACCAGTAACAGTATGGATAAAACCGTTATAGTGTCGCTTGTTCGGCGCTTTCAACATCCCCTTTACAAAAAGGTAGTCCGGAAAACGAAGAAGATTCTGGCTCACGATGAACAGAACAGTTGTAACGTCGGTGACGTGGTGCAGGTTGTCGAAACCCGCCCGCTCAGTCGTCATAAACGGTGGCGGGTCCAATCGATAGTCAGCACGGTGCAGACCGCAAATGATTAA
- the rpsD gene encoding 30S ribosomal protein S4 has translation MSRYLDSVCKLCRREGEKLFLKGRRCNGPKCSFERRSYPPGEHGQTPPRRSRADNFRRQLRAKQKVKRTYGVFEKQFRNYYFKAARQTGIAGENLISFLERRLDNVVYRLGFATSRNQARQLVKHNHFTVNGKRVNIPSYIVKVGDVITPRERSRNLATIQEALEYAQHRGAPEWLEIDTDKAEGRVQGAPVVEQIAIDLETQLIIELYSR, from the coding sequence ATGAGTAGATATTTAGATTCAGTCTGTAAATTATGCCGACGGGAGGGTGAAAAACTCTTTCTGAAAGGGCGTCGATGCAATGGACCTAAATGTTCTTTTGAACGTCGCAGCTACCCGCCTGGCGAACATGGTCAGACCCCGCCACGTAGAAGTCGCGCCGACAATTTTCGACGACAGCTGCGCGCAAAGCAGAAAGTCAAACGCACTTATGGTGTTTTTGAAAAACAATTCCGGAACTATTACTTCAAAGCAGCACGTCAAACAGGTATCGCTGGCGAGAATTTAATTAGTTTCCTTGAACGCAGGTTAGACAATGTCGTTTACCGACTCGGGTTCGCCACCTCCCGAAATCAGGCGCGTCAACTCGTGAAGCACAACCACTTCACCGTCAACGGCAAGCGGGTTAATATCCCATCTTACATCGTGAAAGTTGGCGATGTCATCACACCTCGTGAACGGAGCCGGAACCTCGCGACGATTCAAGAAGCGTTAGAATACGCACAGCATCGCGGCGCACCTGAATGGTTGGAAATCGATACAGATAAAGCAGAAGGGCGTGTTCAAGGAGCACCCGTGGTAGAGCAAATCGCCATCGACCTTGAAACGCAACTCATCATTGAACTTTACTCCCGATAG
- a CDS encoding 50S ribosomal protein L6 — translation MSRIGLKPIPVPDKVQVALNNSDVQVDGPKGSLNWKLPDGINAMLEENVLTVERTSELKQQKALHGLARSLIANMITGVSEGFEKKLRVVGTGYRAEVNRENNLVLDVGYSHSVTYAPPDGVTLSVEPTETVDGQTHTPVVVSGIDKQLVGQVAASIRQIKKPEIYKPCKGIRYEGERVRDKEGKAAAG, via the coding sequence ATGTCACGTATTGGACTAAAACCGATTCCAGTGCCCGACAAGGTGCAAGTTGCTTTAAACAACAGCGACGTGCAGGTAGACGGGCCGAAAGGAAGTCTCAACTGGAAACTTCCAGACGGGATCAATGCGATGCTTGAGGAAAACGTCCTAACCGTCGAAAGAACGAGTGAACTCAAACAGCAAAAAGCCCTGCATGGACTGGCGCGCAGCCTTATCGCCAATATGATCACCGGCGTTTCAGAAGGCTTTGAGAAAAAACTACGAGTCGTCGGTACAGGTTATCGTGCTGAAGTCAATCGTGAGAATAATTTGGTTCTCGATGTTGGCTATTCGCATTCCGTTACTTACGCTCCACCTGACGGAGTAACACTGAGTGTTGAACCCACTGAAACAGTAGATGGTCAGACACATACACCCGTTGTTGTCAGTGGCATCGATAAACAATTGGTCGGACAAGTGGCAGCTTCTATTCGCCAAATCAAGAAACCGGAGATTTATAAACCGTGTAAAGGTATCCGTTACGAAGGCGAACGCGTCCGAGATAAGGAAGGAAAAGCAGCTGCTGGCTAA
- the rpsC gene encoding 30S ribosomal protein S3 yields MGQKTHPRGLRLGIIETWDSKWYSERDYAKWLHEDFKIQKFVKEQLARAGISRVEVERVADRCSINIHTARPGIVIGRRGAEAEKLQEMLEKEVGCPVRINVSEIREPELDAQLVSEDVATQIERRAGFKQAMRRKISGSIQAGALGVKIMVSGRLDGKEIARAESSIEGRVPLHTLRANVDYGFTEANTTYGKIGVKTWIFKGEIIGVPDNLKGEPSVRRQSGRREDTGSQRPERRRGDRRSGSRQSGEQGRGRGRRRQRRSGGDS; encoded by the coding sequence GTGGGACAAAAAACTCACCCGCGTGGGTTACGCTTAGGAATCATTGAGACATGGGATTCAAAGTGGTACAGCGAGCGGGATTATGCCAAATGGCTCCATGAAGACTTTAAAATCCAGAAGTTTGTCAAAGAGCAACTTGCGCGTGCCGGTATTTCGCGTGTTGAAGTCGAACGCGTAGCAGACCGTTGCAGCATTAACATCCATACCGCACGTCCAGGTATTGTGATTGGTCGGCGCGGAGCAGAAGCTGAGAAACTACAGGAGATGCTCGAAAAAGAGGTCGGATGCCCCGTACGGATCAATGTCTCGGAGATTAGAGAACCAGAACTCGATGCCCAACTCGTATCAGAAGACGTGGCAACACAAATAGAACGTCGCGCAGGCTTCAAACAAGCAATGCGGCGGAAAATCTCTGGTTCAATACAGGCAGGGGCATTGGGAGTCAAAATCATGGTGAGTGGTAGACTGGACGGCAAGGAAATTGCTCGTGCTGAATCCAGTATTGAGGGGCGTGTCCCTCTCCACACCCTCAGAGCAAACGTTGACTACGGATTTACCGAAGCAAATACAACATACGGTAAAATCGGGGTCAAGACCTGGATCTTCAAAGGCGAAATTATCGGTGTTCCCGATAATTTGAAGGGTGAACCGTCCGTCCGTCGTCAATCCGGACGACGTGAGGATACAGGTTCCCAACGCCCCGAACGCCGTCGTGGTGACAGACGTTCTGGTAGCCGCCAATCTGGAGAACAGGGTAGAGGCAGAGGTCGGCGCCGCCAGCGTCGAAGCGGAGGCGATTCATAA
- a CDS encoding 50S ribosomal protein L22: MEARSKIRNASVAPRKARLVADLVRNQYVEDALSQLRFTHKAASPIIYKLIQSAAANAQYQDPNIDTTNLYVKEIRVDEGITRKWIRPRARGMANRILKRSSHITVVVDEESSDNGE; the protein is encoded by the coding sequence ATGGAAGCCAGATCTAAGATTAGGAACGCGTCGGTTGCACCGCGGAAAGCGCGTTTAGTAGCCGATCTCGTCCGTAATCAGTACGTTGAGGATGCGTTAAGTCAGCTGCGCTTTACGCATAAAGCCGCGTCCCCTATAATTTACAAACTCATTCAGTCAGCAGCTGCGAACGCGCAATATCAGGATCCGAACATCGATACTACAAACCTATACGTTAAAGAGATTCGGGTTGATGAAGGGATTACGCGGAAATGGATACGCCCCCGAGCACGAGGTATGGCGAACAGAATCCTAAAACGGAGTAGCCATATCACCGTCGTCGTTGATGAGGAGAGTAGTGATAATGGTGAGTAA
- the secY gene encoding preprotein translocase subunit SecY — translation MIKAVQNAFKIPELRKRIMFTALLLIVYRLGAHITLPGIDDQALEAFFQQLMERGGNVIGFIDLFSGGAFSQMTIFALGIQPYISASIIMQLLAVIVPSLEKLSKEPDGRKKITQYTRYGTVILSIIQGITISIVLRNPENITGQTGEIVRNPDLWWHFLVVITLTAGTSFVMWLGEQITERGIGQGISLIITVGIIAGLPGGVTTVFNNLVTRPEFGILQLALLVGLVVVAVMGTVFITLSVRKIPVQYGRQIRGRRVMGGQSTHLPLRVNAAGMIPIIFAVTLIQFPPTVLGFLPRDWGWVTGVEALIAPGTPLYLSVYALLIIGFTYFYTAVQINPIQMAEDLQKYGGFIPGIRAGKQTADYINTTLTRITLPGAIFLAAIAVIPIIITSQLNIGNMVEGASILIVVGVVLDTVSQIESYLTVRHYEGFLKDRKLRGRRR, via the coding sequence GTGATTAAGGCAGTTCAAAACGCTTTTAAAATACCCGAATTGCGGAAACGCATCATGTTTACAGCGTTGCTCTTGATTGTTTACCGCCTCGGTGCACACATCACACTTCCAGGTATTGATGACCAAGCACTCGAAGCTTTTTTTCAGCAACTCATGGAGCGTGGTGGGAATGTCATCGGATTCATCGACCTGTTTTCTGGCGGTGCGTTTAGTCAGATGACTATTTTCGCGCTTGGCATACAACCCTATATCAGTGCCTCAATCATTATGCAACTCCTCGCCGTCATTGTGCCTTCATTGGAGAAACTCTCCAAAGAACCTGACGGTCGGAAGAAAATTACGCAGTATACTCGATACGGAACGGTTATCCTCAGTATCATTCAGGGGATAACGATTAGCATCGTCCTGCGGAACCCAGAAAACATAACCGGGCAAACAGGCGAAATCGTGAGAAATCCCGACCTCTGGTGGCACTTCCTTGTCGTTATTACACTCACCGCTGGAACCTCCTTTGTTATGTGGTTGGGTGAACAGATCACAGAACGCGGTATTGGACAAGGCATTTCATTAATTATTACAGTTGGTATTATTGCTGGATTGCCTGGCGGTGTCACAACTGTTTTCAACAACCTCGTGACAAGACCGGAGTTCGGAATTCTGCAACTCGCGCTTCTGGTCGGTCTCGTTGTTGTAGCCGTTATGGGCACCGTGTTTATCACACTTTCTGTTCGGAAGATTCCGGTACAATACGGCAGGCAGATTCGCGGACGAAGAGTGATGGGTGGACAATCAACACATCTGCCACTCCGCGTTAACGCAGCCGGTATGATTCCAATCATCTTTGCCGTGACACTGATCCAGTTCCCACCAACTGTCCTCGGTTTTCTACCACGAGACTGGGGATGGGTAACAGGTGTGGAAGCACTCATTGCTCCGGGAACACCGTTGTACCTCAGCGTCTACGCGTTATTAATTATCGGTTTCACCTATTTCTACACAGCTGTGCAAATCAATCCAATCCAAATGGCAGAGGACTTACAGAAATACGGGGGTTTTATTCCCGGTATACGAGCAGGTAAACAGACAGCGGATTACATCAACACCACGCTTACACGCATTACGCTCCCAGGCGCAATCTTTCTCGCTGCTATTGCTGTGATTCCGATTATTATTACAAGTCAACTCAATATTGGAAACATGGTGGAAGGTGCTTCTATCTTGATCGTTGTGGGTGTCGTGTTAGATACAGTGTCACAAATCGAATCCTATTTAACAGTTCGCCATTACGAAGGATTCCTAAAAGATCGAAAACTCAGAGGCAGGCGGCGTTAA
- a CDS encoding type Z 30S ribosomal protein S14 produces MASKSWIAKQKRTPRFQTRQYSRCKSCGRSRGYLRKFELCRICFRLFARAGKIPGVRKASW; encoded by the coding sequence TTGGCAAGTAAATCATGGATTGCCAAACAGAAAAGAACCCCGCGGTTCCAAACCCGGCAATACAGTCGTTGTAAAAGTTGCGGAAGGTCGCGCGGGTATCTTCGTAAGTTTGAGTTGTGTCGTATCTGTTTCCGTCTCTTTGCACGTGCCGGTAAAATCCCCGGGGTCCGAAAGGCGAGTTGGTAA
- the rpsK gene encoding 30S ribosomal protein S11, whose product MRGRRRERKNVPEGIAHIQATFNNTIITITDLNGNTVAWANAGMTFTGSRKSTPFAAQQTAEACARRAMDHGMKRVEVRVKGPGSGRESSIRALAAAGLEITLMKDVTPIPHNGCRPPKRRRV is encoded by the coding sequence TTGCGTGGAAGAAGACGAGAACGCAAGAACGTTCCCGAAGGTATCGCACACATACAAGCTACCTTCAACAATACAATCATTACGATAACAGACTTAAATGGAAACACTGTTGCTTGGGCGAACGCTGGGATGACTTTCACAGGCTCACGGAAGTCAACGCCTTTTGCTGCACAACAGACAGCGGAAGCATGCGCGCGCAGAGCAATGGATCACGGCATGAAACGCGTGGAGGTTAGAGTCAAAGGACCCGGATCCGGGAGAGAATCTTCTATACGAGCACTTGCTGCAGCCGGACTCGAAATTACTTTAATGAAGGACGTGACTCCTATCCCACACAATGGCTGTCGTCCGCCCAAAAGACGACGGGTTTAA
- a CDS encoding 50S ribosomal protein L24, producing the protein MVAQRKLHIKKDDTVVVLSGQDRGKQGVVLEVFPKKQRAIVEGVHIVIRHLRPNQAGQGGIVEREGTIHVSNLKKIDG; encoded by the coding sequence ATTGTGGCACAACGAAAACTACACATCAAAAAGGACGATACAGTCGTAGTTCTCAGTGGACAAGACCGAGGTAAACAAGGCGTCGTTTTAGAGGTGTTTCCAAAGAAACAGCGAGCAATCGTTGAAGGTGTTCATATCGTCATTCGCCACCTCCGTCCAAACCAAGCAGGACAAGGCGGTATCGTTGAACGCGAAGGCACTATACACGTTTCTAACCTCAAAAAGATTGATGGCTAA
- a CDS encoding DNA-directed RNA polymerase subunit alpha gives MREKSMIRSELEMPDRLITDTDTLRPNYAKYTAEPFERGFGTTLGNSLRRVLLSSIKGAAITAVQIEQVKHEYATIPGVVEDVVQIILNLKEIRLSIATDDPIQLTLKADGSGEITAADIRSNAFVEIINPDQHVATLYECEGLDIEIHAQTGRGYSLAEDHRETGHEIGLIPVDAKFSPVEKVNFWVEETRVGDMTNFDKLNLEVWTDATITAKEAVTRAANILLQQLEIFTEFDESYVEPEPEIDEAKLRRNRYLAKPVSELELSVRASNCLETANIKTIRELVTKEEKDMLEYKNFGRTSLNEIKEQLANMGLTLGMDLDDLDDADIGEEDLTQAPLQPPV, from the coding sequence ATGAGGGAGAAATCGATGATAAGGTCCGAGCTGGAAATGCCCGATCGGTTGATAACTGATACAGATACCTTACGCCCTAATTACGCAAAGTATACCGCCGAACCTTTTGAGCGCGGATTCGGAACAACCCTCGGCAACTCGTTACGCCGAGTCCTCCTCTCCTCAATTAAAGGCGCGGCGATTACAGCCGTTCAAATTGAGCAAGTAAAGCATGAATACGCTACGATTCCTGGCGTCGTGGAAGACGTCGTACAGATTATCCTCAACCTCAAAGAGATCCGGCTCAGTATCGCAACCGACGATCCGATACAACTGACATTGAAAGCGGACGGGTCCGGCGAAATTACAGCAGCTGACATCCGCTCTAACGCATTCGTCGAGATTATAAACCCTGACCAGCATGTCGCAACACTCTATGAATGCGAAGGACTGGACATAGAAATTCACGCGCAGACAGGCAGAGGATATTCCCTCGCCGAAGACCATAGAGAGACAGGACACGAAATCGGATTGATCCCAGTCGATGCAAAATTTTCACCCGTTGAGAAAGTGAACTTTTGGGTAGAAGAAACCCGCGTCGGTGATATGACTAATTTCGATAAACTCAACCTCGAAGTCTGGACGGATGCAACTATCACGGCAAAGGAAGCTGTCACACGCGCTGCCAACATTCTGCTGCAACAACTCGAGATCTTTACAGAATTCGATGAAAGCTACGTTGAACCGGAACCTGAGATTGATGAGGCAAAACTCCGGCGCAATCGATACCTCGCCAAGCCCGTCTCTGAACTTGAACTCTCGGTCCGCGCCAGCAATTGCCTCGAAACGGCAAATATCAAAACTATACGAGAACTCGTCACAAAAGAGGAAAAGGATATGTTGGAATATAAGAACTTTGGGCGAACATCGCTAAATGAAATCAAAGAGCAACTCGCCAACATGGGACTTACCCTCGGAATGGATTTGGACGATTTAGATGACGCGGATATCGGTGAAGAAGACCTCACACAAGCACCTTTGCAACCCCCTGTGTAA
- a CDS encoding 50S ribosomal protein L18: MGHLRRRKRVRQKISGTGDRPRLSVFRSSKHIYAQLINDELGVTVAEASTLSAELKENLSNGGNVKAAESVGALIAQKAKQKEIEIVVFDRGGHLYHGRIKALAEAAKAEGLKF; the protein is encoded by the coding sequence ATGGGCCATTTACGGCGCCGCAAGCGAGTCCGCCAAAAAATTAGCGGCACTGGAGACAGACCGAGGCTCTCTGTTTTTCGAAGCTCAAAACATATTTATGCGCAACTCATTAATGATGAACTTGGCGTGACGGTTGCCGAAGCCTCTACCTTATCCGCCGAACTGAAAGAGAACCTCTCAAACGGTGGAAATGTTAAGGCAGCAGAAAGCGTTGGTGCGCTCATCGCACAAAAAGCCAAGCAGAAGGAAATTGAGATAGTTGTTTTTGACCGGGGTGGACATCTCTACCACGGGCGCATAAAAGCCCTTGCTGAAGCTGCGAAGGCGGAAGGATTAAAGTTCTAA
- the rplP gene encoding 50S ribosomal protein L16 encodes MLMPKRVMRRYVHRGKRRGKPLRGSQINFGEYGLQAMEAGWITSNQIESARIAITRYVRRGGKLWIKIFPHKPLSKQPAETRMGKGKKGPPEHWVAVVKPGRILYELSGVSREDAKGAMEYAAHKLPIKTKFVARNE; translated from the coding sequence ATGTTAATGCCGAAACGTGTGATGCGCCGCTACGTGCATCGTGGCAAACGCCGTGGAAAGCCACTTCGAGGTTCACAGATTAACTTCGGCGAATACGGCTTACAAGCAATGGAAGCGGGCTGGATTACCAGCAATCAAATTGAATCGGCACGTATCGCTATCACGCGATATGTACGCCGAGGTGGAAAACTTTGGATTAAAATTTTTCCACACAAACCACTCAGTAAACAACCTGCTGAAACGCGCATGGGGAAGGGCAAGAAGGGGCCCCCTGAACATTGGGTCGCCGTCGTTAAACCCGGCAGAATTCTCTATGAATTAAGCGGCGTTTCGCGTGAAGATGCAAAAGGGGCGATGGAATACGCCGCCCACAAATTGCCAATCAAGACTAAGTTCGTTGCACGGAATGAGTAA
- a CDS encoding 50S ribosomal protein L15, producing the protein MKLNELKPAPGANRSRKRVGRGNASGWGGTCGRGHKGQKSRSGASIPAWFEGGQMPLVRRLPKRGPRRTGHKRLEYDIINVETLNIFEDAAVVSPEVLREAGIIKRKNALIKILGDGELEKQLKVQAHRFSKSAVQKIESKGGTTEVLGMHANANDPA; encoded by the coding sequence ATGAAACTGAATGAACTTAAACCTGCCCCGGGCGCGAACCGCTCAAGAAAGCGGGTAGGCAGAGGCAACGCCTCAGGCTGGGGCGGTACCTGCGGGCGTGGGCACAAGGGTCAAAAATCCCGGTCTGGTGCTTCAATCCCCGCCTGGTTTGAAGGTGGACAGATGCCCCTGGTTCGACGCCTCCCCAAGCGCGGACCGCGGCGAACTGGACACAAACGATTGGAGTACGATATCATCAACGTAGAGACCCTCAATATTTTTGAAGATGCCGCGGTTGTCAGTCCTGAAGTCCTTCGTGAAGCAGGAATCATCAAACGGAAAAACGCCCTGATAAAAATACTCGGCGACGGTGAACTCGAAAAACAGTTGAAAGTCCAGGCACATCGCTTTTCAAAATCTGCAGTCCAGAAAATTGAATCCAAAGGCGGCACAACCGAGGTCCTCGGGATGCATGCAAACGCTAATGATCCTGCTTAA
- a CDS encoding 50S ribosomal protein L29, translating into MKADELRGKTTEELEGELKTLKENLFNQKFRSILGQQEDTTRIGKIRKDIARVKTVLRLRSE; encoded by the coding sequence GTGAAAGCGGATGAACTACGAGGAAAAACGACTGAAGAATTGGAAGGTGAACTGAAAACTCTCAAAGAGAATCTGTTTAACCAGAAATTTCGCAGTATCTTAGGACAACAAGAGGACACAACACGCATCGGTAAGATTCGGAAAGACATCGCACGCGTGAAAACCGTCCTACGGCTCCGTTCAGAATAG